One genomic window of Streptococcus mitis includes the following:
- a CDS encoding ATP-binding cassette domain-containing protein, giving the protein MSEKLVEIKDLEISFGEGSKKFVAVKNANFFINKGETFSLVGESGSGKTTIGRAIIGLNDTSNGDIIFDGQKINGKKSREQAAELIRRIQMIFQDPAASLNERATVDYIISEGLYNHRLFKDEEERKEKVQNIIREVGLLAEHLTRYPHEFSGGQRQRIGIARALVMQPDFVIADEPISALDVSVRAQVLNLLKKFQKELGLTYLFIAHDLSVVRFISDRIAVIYKGVIVEVAETEELFNNPIHPYTQALLSAVPIPDPILERKKVLKVYDPSQHDYETDKPSMVEIRPGHYVWANQAELARYQKGLN; this is encoded by the coding sequence ATGTCTGAAAAATTAGTAGAAATCAAAGATTTAGAAATTTCCTTCGGTGAAGGAAGTAAGAAGTTTGTCGCGGTTAAAAATGCTAACTTCTTTATCAACAAGGGGGAAACTTTCTCGCTTGTAGGTGAGTCAGGTAGTGGGAAAACAACTATTGGTCGTGCCATCATTGGTCTAAATGACACAAGTAATGGAGATATCATTTTTGATGGTCAAAAGATTAATGGTAAGAAATCGCGTGAACAAGCTGCAGAATTGATTCGTCGTATCCAGATGATTTTCCAAGACCCTGCGGCAAGTTTGAATGAACGTGCCACTGTTGATTATATTATTTCTGAAGGTCTTTACAATCACCGTTTATTTAAGGATGAAGAAGAACGTAAAGAGAAAGTTCAAAATATTATCCGTGAAGTAGGTCTTCTTGCTGAGCACTTGACTCGTTACCCTCATGAGTTTTCAGGTGGTCAACGTCAACGTATCGGTATTGCCCGTGCCTTGGTCATGCAACCAGACTTTGTTATTGCGGATGAGCCCATTTCAGCCTTGGACGTTTCTGTTCGTGCACAAGTCTTGAACTTGCTCAAAAAATTCCAAAAAGAACTTGGCTTGACCTATCTCTTTATCGCCCATGACTTGTCTGTCGTTCGTTTTATTTCAGATCGTATCGCGGTTATTTACAAGGGTGTTATTGTAGAGGTTGCAGAAACAGAAGAATTGTTTAACAATCCAATTCATCCATATACTCAAGCCTTGCTTTCAGCGGTACCAATCCCAGACCCAATCTTGGAACGCAAGAAGGTCTTGAAGGTTTACGACCCAAGTCAACACGACTATGAGACTGATAAGCCATCTATGGTAGAAATCCGTCCAGGTCACTATGTTTGGGCTAACCAAGCCGAATTGGCACGTTATCAAAAAGGACTAAACTAA
- a CDS encoding ABC transporter ATP-binding protein, whose amino-acid sequence MTKEKNVILTARDIVVEFDVRDKVLTAIRGVSLELVEGEVLALVGESGSGKSVLTKTFTGMLEENGRIAQGSIDYRGQDLTALSSHKDWEQIRGAKIATIFQDPMTSLDPIKTIGSQITEVIVKHQGKTAKEAKELAIDYMNKVGIPDADRRFDEYPFQYSGGMRQRIVIAIALACRPDVLICDEPTTALDVTIQAQIIDLLKSLQNEYHFTTIFITHDLGVVASIADKVAVMYAGEIVEYGTVEEVFYDPRHPYTWSLLSSLPQLADDKGDLYSIPGTPPSLYTDLKGDAFALRSDYAMQIDFEQKAPQFSVSETHWAKTWLLHEDAPKVEKPAVIANLHDKIREKMGFAHLAD is encoded by the coding sequence ATGACAAAAGAAAAAAATGTAATTTTGACTGCTCGCGATATTGTCGTGGAATTTGACGTTCGTGACAAAGTATTGACAGCCATTCGAGGCGTTTCCCTTGAACTAGTTGAAGGAGAAGTATTAGCCTTGGTAGGTGAGTCAGGATCAGGAAAATCTGTTTTGACAAAGACTTTCACAGGTATGCTTGAAGAAAATGGTCGCATTGCCCAAGGTAGTATTGACTACCGTGGTCAAGATTTGACAGCTTTATCTTCTCATAAAGATTGGGAACAAATTCGTGGGGCTAAGATTGCGACTATCTTCCAAGATCCAATGACTAGTTTGGACCCAATTAAAACAATTGGTAGTCAGATTACAGAAGTTATTGTAAAACACCAAGGAAAAACAGCTAAAGAAGCGAAAGAATTGGCCATTGACTACATGAATAAGGTTGGGATTCCAGACGCAGATAGACGTTTTGATGAATACCCATTCCAATATTCTGGAGGAATGCGTCAACGTATCGTTATTGCCATTGCCCTTGCTTGCCGACCTGATGTCTTGATATGTGATGAGCCAACAACTGCCTTGGATGTGACCATCCAAGCACAGATTATTGATTTGCTGAAATCTTTACAAAACGAGTACCATTTCACAACAATCTTTATCACTCACGACCTTGGTGTGGTAGCAAGTATTGCGGATAAGGTAGCGGTTATGTATGCAGGAGAAATCGTTGAGTATGGAACTGTTGAGGAAGTCTTCTATGACCCTCGCCATCCATATACATGGAGTCTCTTGTCTAGCTTGCCTCAGCTTGCTGATGATAAAGGGGATCTTTACTCAATCCCAGGAACACCTCCGTCACTTTATACTGACCTGAAAGGGGATGCCTTTGCCTTGCGTTCTGACTATGCAATGCAGATTGACTTCGAACAAAAAGCTCCTCAATTCTCAGTATCAGAGACACATTGGGCTAAAACTTGGCTACTTCATGAGGATGCTCCAAAAGTAGAAAAACCAGCTGTGATTGCAAATCTCCATGATAAGATCCGTGAAAAAATGGGATTTGCCCATCTGGCTGACTAG
- the oppC gene encoding oligopeptide ABC transporter permease OppC: protein MSTIDKEKFQFVKRDDFASEAIDAPAYSYWGSVFRQFMKKKSTVVMLGILVAIILMSFIYPMFSKFDFNDVSKVNDFSARYIKPNAEHWFGTDSNGKSLFDGVWFGARNSILISVIATVINLVIGVFVGGIWGISKSVDRVMMEVYNVISNIPSLLIVIVLTYSIGAGFWNLIFAMSVTTWIGIAFMIRVQILRYRDLEYNLASRTLGTPTLKIVAKNIMPQLVSVIVTTMTQMLPSFISYEAFLSFFGLGLPITVPSLGRLISDYSQNVTTNAYLFWIPLTTLVLVSLSLFVVGQNLADASDPRTHR, encoded by the coding sequence ATGTCTACAATCGATAAAGAAAAATTTCAGTTCGTAAAACGTGACGATTTTGCCTCTGAAGCCATTGATGCGCCAGCCTATTCATACTGGGGCTCAGTGTTTAGACAATTTATGAAGAAAAAATCAACTGTAGTCATGCTGGGAATTTTGGTAGCTATCATTTTGATGAGTTTCATCTACCCAATGTTTTCTAAGTTTGATTTCAATGATGTCAGCAAGGTAAACGACTTTAGTGCTCGTTATATCAAGCCAAATGCTGAGCATTGGTTCGGTACAGACAGTAACGGTAAATCTCTTTTTGACGGTGTCTGGTTCGGAGCTCGTAACTCTATCCTCATTTCTGTGATTGCGACAGTGATTAACTTGGTTATCGGTGTTTTTGTCGGTGGTATTTGGGGAATTTCAAAATCAGTTGACCGCGTGATGATGGAAGTCTATAACGTCATCTCAAACATCCCATCTCTTTTGATTGTCATTGTCTTGACTTACTCAATCGGAGCTGGATTCTGGAATCTGATTTTTGCCATGAGTGTGACAACATGGATTGGGATTGCCTTTATGATCCGTGTGCAAATTTTGCGCTATCGTGATTTGGAATACAACTTAGCATCACGTACTTTGGGAACACCAACCTTGAAGATTGTTGCCAAAAACATTATGCCACAATTGGTATCTGTTATTGTGACGACCATGACTCAAATGCTTCCAAGTTTTATCTCATACGAAGCCTTCTTGTCATTCTTCGGTCTTGGATTACCGATTACCGTGCCAAGTTTGGGGCGTTTGATTTCAGATTATTCACAAAACGTAACAACAAATGCTTACTTGTTCTGGATTCCATTGACAACTCTTGTCTTGGTATCCTTGTCCCTTTTCGTAGTTGGTCAAAACTTAGCGGATGCTAGTGATCCACGTACACATAGATAG
- a CDS encoding ABC transporter permease, with the protein MKKYIFMRVLRSLVSIFLVTTLTYTIIYTMVPRKLIFKQDTNYNKIATTADKRDNYENTVYERMGYIEYYDTKELQEKASQMDASVTVEANDTNKAIYEKYIKQIGHGWTLGEFTESGQFYATREIPIFERVFKFYANLIDIDHTNKIQDPENPDLKRYLRFENDPAIGWSLVGSGTKHKYLLYFNSQFPFVHQNFVNINLGDSYPTYANSPVLQVITQGQGQTKTSQVQFPTGKKTSSVNIYSRTYKSPSQADSREVANYGKDDPYTATESNYQYPSMIASSAVVGLIGLVISYAIAVPLGSAMARFKNTWIDSFSTGALTFLMALPTIALVYIIRLAGSSIGLPDSFPILGAGDWRSYVLPAVILGLLGAPGTAIWIRRYMIDLQSQDFVRFARAKGLSEKEISNKHIFKNAMVPLVSGIPGAVIGVIGGATLTETVFAFPGMGKMLIDSVKASNNSMVVGLVFIFTCISIFSLLLGDIWMTIIDPRIKLTEKGGK; encoded by the coding sequence ATGAAAAAATATATTTTTATGCGTGTTTTGCGGTCATTGGTTTCTATCTTCTTAGTAACAACCTTGACTTACACGATTATCTATACAATGGTTCCTCGAAAATTGATTTTCAAACAGGATACCAACTATAACAAGATTGCGACAACTGCTGATAAACGTGATAACTATGAGAATACTGTTTATGAGCGTATGGGCTATATCGAGTACTACGATACCAAAGAGTTGCAAGAAAAAGCTAGCCAGATGGATGCTTCTGTAACCGTTGAAGCGAATGACACAAACAAGGCTATCTATGAAAAATACATCAAACAAATCGGTCATGGTTGGACCCTGGGAGAATTTACTGAAAGTGGCCAATTCTACGCTACGCGTGAAATCCCGATTTTTGAACGTGTTTTCAAATTCTATGCTAACTTGATTGACATTGACCATACAAATAAAATTCAAGACCCTGAAAATCCAGACTTGAAACGTTACCTTCGTTTCGAAAACGATCCAGCTATCGGATGGTCCTTGGTCGGTTCAGGAACTAAACACAAATATCTCTTGTACTTCAACAGTCAGTTCCCATTTGTGCATCAAAATTTTGTGAACATTAATTTAGGTGACTCTTATCCAACCTATGCTAATAGCCCTGTTTTACAGGTTATTACTCAGGGACAAGGACAAACAAAAACATCTCAAGTTCAGTTCCCAACAGGTAAGAAAACTTCTTCTGTAAATATTTACTCAAGAACCTACAAATCACCTAGTCAGGCTGACTCTCGTGAAGTAGCCAACTACGGAAAAGATGACCCTTATACAGCTACGGAAAGCAATTACCAATATCCTTCTATGATTGCCAGCTCTGCTGTCGTTGGATTGATCGGTTTGGTGATTTCTTATGCGATTGCTGTGCCACTTGGTTCAGCTATGGCTCGCTTCAAGAACACTTGGATTGATAGCTTCTCAACAGGGGCTTTGACCTTCTTGATGGCTCTTCCAACAATTGCCTTGGTTTATATTATCCGTTTGGCTGGTTCTTCAATCGGCTTGCCAGATTCATTCCCTATCTTGGGTGCTGGAGATTGGCGTTCGTATGTTTTACCAGCAGTTATCCTTGGTTTGTTGGGTGCTCCTGGTACAGCTATTTGGATTCGTCGTTACATGATTGACTTGCAATCTCAAGATTTTGTTCGTTTCGCTCGTGCAAAAGGTTTGTCTGAAAAAGAAATTTCAAACAAACACATCTTTAAAAATGCCATGGTTCCGCTGGTTTCAGGAATTCCTGGTGCTGTTATCGGGGTTATCGGTGGTGCAACCCTTACTGAAACAGTCTTCGCTTTCCCAGGTATGGGTAAAATGTTGATTGACTCTGTAAAAGCATCTAATAACTCTATGGTCGTTGGTCTTGTCTTCATCTTTACATGTATTTCTATCTTCTCACTTCTTTTAGGAGATATTTGGATGACTATTATTGACCCACGTATTAAATTGACTGAGAAAGGAGGCAAATAA